The Pseudomonas azotoformans genome has a segment encoding these proteins:
- a CDS encoding CsgG/HfaB family protein produces MKTLSKILLSGFTAAALLTVAGCATESNRAMPVEQVASANVAYSGVRVPIAVGKFDNRSSYMRGIFSDGVDRLGGQAKTILITHLQQTNRFSVLDRDNMGEISQEAAIKGTVQKLKGADYVVTGDVTEFGRKETGDRQLFGILGRGKTQVAYAKVALNIVNISTSEVVYSTQGAGEYALSNREVIGFGGTASYDSTLNGKVLDLAMREAINRLVDGINAGAWNPRN; encoded by the coding sequence GTGAAAACACTGTCCAAAATCCTGCTGTCCGGCTTCACCGCCGCAGCGCTGCTGACCGTGGCCGGTTGCGCCACGGAGAGCAACCGCGCCATGCCGGTGGAACAAGTCGCCAGCGCCAACGTCGCCTATTCCGGCGTGCGTGTACCGATTGCCGTGGGCAAGTTCGACAACCGCTCCAGCTACATGCGCGGCATCTTCTCCGACGGTGTTGACCGCCTCGGCGGCCAGGCCAAGACCATCCTGATCACCCACCTGCAGCAGACCAACCGCTTCAGCGTGCTGGACCGCGACAACATGGGCGAGATCTCCCAGGAAGCCGCGATCAAAGGCACTGTGCAGAAACTCAAGGGTGCTGACTACGTGGTGACGGGCGACGTGACCGAGTTTGGCCGCAAAGAAACCGGCGACCGCCAGCTGTTCGGCATCCTTGGCCGTGGCAAGACCCAAGTGGCCTACGCCAAAGTCGCGTTGAACATCGTCAACATCAGCACCTCCGAAGTGGTGTATTCCACCCAGGGCGCCGGTGAGTACGCGCTGTCCAACCGCGAAGTGATCGGCTTCGGCGGCACCGCCAGCTACGACTCCACCCTCAATGGCAAGGTCCTCGACCTGGCCATGCGTGAAGCCATCAACCGCCTTGTCGACGGCATCAACGCCGGCGCATGGAACCCACGCAACTGA
- a CDS encoding vWA domain-containing protein, translating to MSRPLLFLRPAAQGFAVTLLVTLAGCGLSSSHDVAKPDEAAPVSELQSAPVQGALVKRMPMPAPLSARRVMQESVAMDYRSEPREQYENLPDNPVHRVAETPVSTFSVDVDTGSYANVRRFLNQGSLPPEGAVRLEEMVNYFPYHYALPTDGSPFGVTAEVAATPWNPHTQLLRIGIKASDRAVAQLAPANLVFLVDVSGSMDRREGLPLVKSTLKLLVDQLRDQDRVSLVVYAGESRVVLKPTSGRDKEKIRNAIDQLTAGGSTAGASGIELAYQMAREGFIDKGINRILLATDGDFNVGISDFDSLKQMAVEQRKSGVSLTTLGFGVDNYNEHLMEQLADAGDGNYAYIDNLREARKVLVDQLSSTLAIVARDVKLQVEFNPARVSEYRLLGYENRALKREDFNNDKVDAGEVGAGHTVTALYEIVPKGEKGWLEPLRYAAAPAAEDKSTELAMLRVRYKPAAGGDSQLIEQPISAVSSKASDDLRFAAAVAAFAQQLKGDGRYTGSMSLQDTAALARSARGDDPFGLRNEFVQLVELAQSLKPVAKP from the coding sequence ATGTCCCGTCCTCTGCTCTTCCTGCGTCCTGCTGCCCAGGGCTTTGCCGTTACCTTGCTGGTGACGCTGGCCGGTTGTGGGCTGTCCTCTTCCCACGATGTGGCCAAGCCTGACGAAGCGGCGCCAGTCTCCGAGCTGCAAAGCGCTCCAGTGCAAGGCGCGCTGGTTAAACGCATGCCGATGCCTGCACCTTTGAGCGCACGAAGGGTGATGCAGGAGTCCGTGGCAATGGACTACCGCAGCGAACCCCGCGAACAGTACGAAAACCTACCGGACAACCCGGTGCATCGCGTGGCTGAAACGCCGGTTTCAACCTTCAGCGTGGATGTCGACACCGGCAGCTACGCCAACGTAAGACGCTTCCTCAACCAAGGCAGCCTGCCGCCCGAAGGCGCTGTACGACTGGAGGAAATGGTCAACTACTTCCCCTACCACTACGCGCTGCCCACCGACGGCTCGCCCTTTGGCGTAACCGCCGAAGTGGCCGCCACACCGTGGAACCCTCACACCCAGTTGCTGCGCATCGGCATCAAGGCCTCCGACCGCGCCGTGGCGCAATTGGCGCCGGCCAACCTGGTGTTCCTGGTGGACGTATCCGGCTCCATGGACCGTCGCGAAGGTTTGCCGCTGGTCAAAAGCACCCTGAAACTGCTGGTTGATCAATTGCGCGATCAAGACCGTGTTTCTTTGGTGGTCTACGCCGGGGAGTCCCGTGTAGTGCTCAAGCCTACTTCGGGTCGTGACAAAGAGAAGATCCGCAACGCCATCGACCAACTCACTGCCGGCGGTTCAACGGCGGGTGCGTCGGGTATTGAGCTGGCCTACCAGATGGCCCGCGAAGGGTTTATCGACAAGGGCATCAACCGCATCCTGCTGGCCACCGACGGTGACTTCAACGTGGGTATCAGCGACTTCGACAGCCTCAAGCAAATGGCGGTTGAGCAGCGTAAAAGCGGCGTTTCCCTGACCACCCTCGGCTTTGGTGTGGATAACTACAACGAACATCTGATGGAACAGCTGGCCGATGCGGGCGACGGTAACTACGCCTACATCGACAACCTGCGCGAAGCGCGCAAAGTACTGGTGGACCAACTCAGTTCGACCCTGGCGATCGTGGCCCGTGACGTGAAATTGCAGGTGGAATTCAACCCGGCGCGCGTCAGCGAATATCGCCTGCTGGGCTATGAAAACCGCGCCTTGAAGCGTGAGGACTTCAACAACGACAAGGTCGACGCGGGTGAAGTCGGGGCCGGGCATACGGTCACTGCGCTGTACGAAATTGTGCCCAAGGGCGAGAAGGGTTGGCTGGAGCCCTTGCGCTACGCTGCTGCGCCGGCCGCCGAGGATAAATCCACTGAGCTGGCGATGCTGCGTGTGCGCTACAAGCCGGCGGCGGGTGGCGACAGCCAGTTGATCGAGCAGCCCATCAGCGCTGTGTCGAGCAAGGCCAGCGATGACCTGCGTTTCGCCGCCGCAGTGGCGGCCTTCGCTCAACAACTCAAGGGCGATGGCCGCTACACTGGCAGCATGAGCCTGCAGGACACCGCCGCACTGGCCCGCTCGGCCCGAGGCGACGACCCCTTCGGGCTGCGTAATGAGTTTGTGCAACTGGTGGAATTGGCCCAGAGCCTTAAACCTGTGGCCAAACCGTGA
- a CDS encoding DUF799 domain-containing protein has protein sequence MSLLKLTGALLALALLGGCAAPKTIDYTAYKQARPKSILVLPPINESPEVQASYSMVSQVTYPLAEAGYYVLPIALVDETFRQNGLTTANDIQAVPPAKLHDIFGADSALYITVTNYGTKYMLISSDTSVTASAKLVDLRTGTTLWTGSAHASSEEGNNNGGGIVGMLITAAVKQVINSSTDAAHPIAGITSARLLSPGQRAGILYGPRNPKYGTD, from the coding sequence ATGAGCCTGTTGAAACTCACTGGCGCCTTGCTGGCCCTGGCCTTGCTCGGCGGTTGCGCAGCCCCCAAGACCATTGATTACACGGCCTACAAACAAGCACGACCGAAGTCGATCCTGGTCCTGCCGCCGATCAATGAATCGCCGGAAGTACAGGCGTCCTACAGCATGGTCTCGCAAGTGACCTACCCGTTGGCCGAAGCCGGCTACTACGTGTTGCCGATTGCCCTGGTGGACGAAACCTTCCGCCAGAACGGCCTGACCACCGCCAACGATATCCAGGCGGTGCCACCGGCGAAGCTGCATGACATCTTTGGTGCGGATTCGGCGCTGTACATCACCGTGACCAATTACGGCACCAAGTACATGCTGATCTCCAGCGACACCTCCGTGACGGCCTCGGCCAAACTGGTCGACCTGCGCACCGGCACCACCCTGTGGACCGGCTCGGCGCATGCGTCCAGCGAGGAAGGCAACAACAACGGCGGCGGCATCGTCGGCATGCTGATCACGGCGGCGGTCAAGCAAGTGATCAACAGTTCTACCGACGCGGCGCATCCGATTGCCGGTATCACCAGTGCGCGCCTGCTGTCGCCGGGCCAGCGCGCGGGGATCCTGTACGGTCCGCGTAACCCGAAATACGGCACTGACTGA
- a CDS encoding DUF4810 domain-containing protein produces MSKAVKLALMLTAVATVAGCQTAPQPLYQWESYQPQVYEYFKGEPKEAQVEALERDLQKINASGRKAPPGYHAHLGMLYLSMGKDDQMVQEFRTEKALFPESASYMDFLLKNAKTGVATK; encoded by the coding sequence ATGAGCAAGGCAGTCAAGTTGGCGCTGATGCTGACAGCAGTGGCGACGGTCGCCGGGTGCCAGACGGCGCCCCAGCCGCTGTACCAATGGGAAAGCTACCAGCCGCAGGTTTACGAGTACTTCAAGGGCGAGCCCAAGGAGGCGCAGGTCGAGGCGCTGGAGCGGGATCTGCAGAAGATCAACGCCAGTGGCCGCAAGGCCCCGCCGGGTTACCACGCCCACCTGGGCATGCTGTACCTGAGCATGGGCAAGGATGACCAGATGGTGCAGGAATTCCGCACCGAGAAGGCACTGTTCCCTGAGTCTGCCTCGTACATGGACTTTTTGCTGAAAAACGCCAAGACCGGAGTCGCCACTAAATGA
- a CDS encoding RNA polymerase sigma factor, whose protein sequence is MPAPDVLPSDESLLARYRTGDSAAFEALYARHRQGLYRFLVSLSNKTELAEEIYQETWLSLIRSATQPQGRASFRTWLFQIARNRLIDYWRKHGIHNPLHDSYDEQLHAQADDSAGPEQQLSLSRDQARLDAALQDLPEDQREVFLLRLHGDLEVPQIAALTGAPLETVKSRLRYAQQKLRRLLAEEIPA, encoded by the coding sequence ATGCCCGCTCCAGACGTCCTACCCAGCGACGAATCACTGCTGGCCCGATACCGAACCGGCGACAGCGCCGCGTTCGAAGCCTTGTACGCCCGGCACCGCCAGGGCCTGTACCGATTCCTTGTGTCCTTGAGCAACAAGACCGAACTGGCCGAGGAAATCTACCAGGAAACCTGGCTCAGCCTGATCCGCAGCGCCACCCAGCCACAAGGCCGGGCGAGTTTTCGTACTTGGTTGTTCCAGATCGCCCGCAATCGCCTGATCGATTACTGGCGCAAGCACGGCATCCACAACCCGCTGCACGACAGCTACGACGAGCAACTGCACGCCCAGGCCGACGACAGTGCCGGCCCCGAGCAGCAGCTGAGCCTGAGTCGCGACCAGGCGCGGCTCGACGCTGCGCTGCAAGACCTGCCCGAGGACCAGCGCGAAGTCTTCCTGCTGCGCCTGCACGGCGACCTCGAAGTGCCGCAAATCGCCGCCCTCACTGGCGCCCCGCTGGAAACCGTCAAAAGCCGCCTGCGTTACGCCCAGCAGAAACTGCGCCGCCTGCTGGCCGAGGAGATACCCGCATGA